In Miscanthus floridulus cultivar M001 chromosome 8, ASM1932011v1, whole genome shotgun sequence, the sequence GAGATCCCCACCCTCAGGGGCCGTTGGGTTTCGCATTCCCGGTCGTTCCTGACCAGGAACGGTTCCGGCCTTGTAGAAATTAACAAAGAAACGCTGAGACCGGGAATCAATTCAATATAACCGAACGAGGTCTTAGGAATCTTTGAATCTCCATTATTGAGAGGTCGGAGATCTCGTTGCCGACTCCAGCGAAGCCTTGGTAGAGGAGTCTGGTCCTTCGCGGGGAGAGCTCTAGCTGACTCATCTCCACTCACTtgccttctttttttttctctctgccTTTTTTCTCTCTGGTTCTTTGCCTTACTCTTTACTTGGTCTAGTCTTGTTGATTGCAAGCTTCTTGATGGATAACTAGGAATGAATTATGAGTGTGCTTACTGTTCACTACTACTTCAGcatggccatgttcgcttcgcAAGGAAATACTGTTCATTTGCTGAAAAGTATTGAAGTAGTGGTGAAGAACAGGGCGGTCATATTTGCAAAACTAAGGACTTTACTCTtagtgtgattttttttttttttgctaaggaCGGCTTGATTAGTTATGTTAATCCTAAGGAATCATTAGCTTGCTTTTGTAGTACAGAGCTGTAGTGATCTTGCTCATAAGCGACCTGATCCAATTATTGTTACGCATTCTTGCTCAACAGTTTTGTTCTTTCGCTTGATAAGCAAATCTTAAAATTTTGCCACATTTCTTCAGAGTTGTATTCTCAGTAGCTATGAACAAGAAATTAGTCAGGAATGAGGGATGATTCAGATTGCAATCATTTGGAGATTTGGGATCCAATGGTAAAAGTAACAAACACAAGAATATCATTACAAATATGTATTTACATGCACGATCACAAAGGCACTTTGCTCATATCCAGCCAAAGAAGCAGCCTCCGTGGTCTCCCTAGAAACCTAGCCTTCCATGCAGGTTCTTCGCCTTCATAAACAAATCCACTCTTCTCGTACAGCTTTTGCCCTGCTATGTTGTCAATGGCGACATGGACATACAGGTCTGTTATGCCTGCCAAAGTTGTTGCGAGCACACCAATTTGACATGAGCATAATGGTATCAGTAAAGAAAGAATAAGGACTAAATAATTGCAAATAAAGAGCATCGGTATGAAAAAAAGAGTAAATGGATCAACTACACTTACCCCATTCACGAGCTAATTTCTTGGACTTGTCAACCAATGTATAGCCTAAGCCCTTTTTCTGAAGCTCCTTGGCAACACAGACATTGCTTAGGTATGCTCTTGTCTGGATGTCTTCATTTACCTATTGGCAATCAATCATGGAACAACATTTTCATTCAGTGAAGCAGTAGAACAAATTTGAGCATTTTGCACAATATCTAtgcttagaaaaaaaaaatcttggcAGCCAACAAGGCTTTCCAAATGATCAAATAAAAGTGGGAGTGGCACTGAAAAGTTATGTCAAGAAAAAGTTAGGTGTAGTGAGTTTATCTTTATTGCCAAAAACAACCAAGAGATGACCAAAGAAAGTCCAACAATACCAATCACCGGTTTACAGATGGCTCTTGCTGTCAACCTAAGAGAAAGGTGTTTTTCTGGTTGGCTTTAAAAGATCGACTCAGTACAAGAGAACTTTTGAAAAGGAAAAATATGGCCTTGGAAAGTTATAATTGTGTTCTCTGTCACCTAAATGTTGAAGAATCTTTGCATCATCTCTTTTTCCATTGTCCTTTTGCTATGTCCTGTTGGAATTTGCTAGGTCTGGCCCATCTAATTCAGGATGATATTTTTGGACTCCTTACCTCTGTTTAAGATGCAGATTCATAATCCCATCTTCATGGAAATAATCATAGCAATGTTCTGGGCTATTTGGTCAGCTCGCAATGACCTCATTTTCAGACAAATCCAGCATTCTTTGGCTTCATTCAAGATTGTCTTCAAGCAAGAGTTAGCTCGAGTTAAGCTTAGAGCTAAGGCAGATTTCAAACTCTTAATAGATTCATGGCTAGACAGCTTTGTGTAATCTTTCTGATTTTCTTTATTAGTTTTTTTGGTTTCCTGATCTGTTTGTACAGAACGAagagcgggcctggtgcaagcggtagagtcttaccgcctgtgactggaaggtcccgggttcgagtcgcggtctcctcgcattgcacaggcgagggtaaggcttgccactgacacccttccccagaccccgcacagagcgggagctctctgcactgggtacgcccttttatcTGTTTGTACAGAACCTTTTACTTTATGTTAATAAAAGACCAGTAGGGGGCTTCAACCCCCTCCTGTTTGCCTCAAAAAACCAATCACAACTATCAAAAAATATGTTTTGACCATCAGTATTCTGCAATAGCATAGAAAAAAGGAAGCAACAGTCGTACCCCAGGCCTCTTTCCAGTCAATTCATCTGGTAGCCAAAGACACTGATTAAGGTCTAAACTACCAACTACTACTCTCTCTTCTCCATCCTCCACAAACTGCATGTATAGCCAGCTAAAATGACATCAACTTTAGAGTCAAATCCTTGTATAAAGGAGCATCCATATTTACTTTATTGGAAATAACATAAATGGCAACTGAAAAGAGGGCAGAATGTAAGGAAAAAGATACAAGATTGCATTATGAACGGTATATTTTATCTAAATGAACAAATAGCAAATACTGTACCATTGCAGCAAAAGTTGGCATATTAGTTTCTGTTGTTCTTTTACTCCAAAAATAAATGATCATAAAAATGAATTACTCTCTGCAGTCATAAAAGCATGTTGTTTATGATTTAGTAAAACCTTAAATACTACAAACATCAATAAGACAATAGCTTTCAAATTATTTAGTTTAGAAACATGTAGGATTATGTTTGTCAAAGATATACAGCAAACAGGTGCAAGCTCAAATGTGAAAGTATTTTTGAATGGGGGAGTACATAGGAAATCTATAGGCCAACATAAGTATTTACACGTTTCTTCTTATTATCAAGGCTTCAATGAACATAGAACATATATAAATGACTTAAAAACATTTTGTCTACCAATTTCATACAATCGAGTTGGGTGAAATGGAAAAGAACAGGGCCAAAGAAACAAAAACTGTGAGGAAATACAATCTGTACCTTGCACGTAGAACAAAGTTCCTCAGCTGACATTAATGATGGGGACAGTGGAACAGTCCCGTTTATGCAAGAAACTCTTTGAAAATTTATCATCTTCCCAGAAATTCTATCCTGTAATGCTTCAAACTCCCTATCTGCAAGAGCCTTTCTGTAATCCTAACAGAACTTAACAACATTGAGTAAAATTTAAGTCATTAATGGACCGATACAATCTTACAGTGATGGAGTACTGCAATCATACAAAAAAGAAGCAGAAAATTGCATGGAAAGTGAATAAGGAACTAGTAAGAACTAAACAGGTATTTACATCCTGCAAAATACggtattttttttataaaggaaGGATTTTATTAATTCACGATCATTACATCCAGTCGATACAATAATCATGAACTTCCGGCCTCTGCATAAAAGCACACAGCCTAAACAAAACAACAATAAGGTATTGAAGTCATGATTCAGTCTAATAATATTGTATTGTTTTCAACAAGAAAACTTGTTTCAGCTAAAAAACAAAATAGACCTGACCAGAGGAGTGCGATTTCCAGAAAAGAAACTATCTATTAGTGAGACACACGCTCAATTATAATCCCTTTCTTTTCCCAAATAGTGTTGGTTAACCTCAACAGTAAATTTGTCTCTTTAAAACAACAATGTGATACACAGCAAGATTGGGATGAAGGATCAGTCAGTTAACAACATAATAAAGCTTGGTGCAGTTCATCACAGAAAAACCAATTATCTACTTAGCTTTATAGTATTCTATTGTGAACTTGTGATGCTCCATTGCATCACCAGAGACCAGTGTATTTACATTTCTTTACTGTTTTGGTTGAAGTCCAGGTGTGATGAAGACGTCATAACTGCGCGTGTTACAAGCACCAGTCTGTCCTGCCAGCATGGATATTATCTCCATCAGCATTACGTTGGAATTGGTTTCAAGCACCAGTCCGTCCTATTGCAAGTTGGCGCCACCAATCTCAATGGCATCTTAGAGATCATGCATCTGGAGCTTCACCTTCATAAAAAAGAACCACTCATTTCAGTTTTCGTTCGTGACCATTGGTACTTTGCTAAGCCTCTGATCTCCTTCACCACACGGTGTATCACTAGCCTGCGGTTCATCATGCTCCCATTGTGGGCACTAGATCTCGGTGGAAAGGAGCTGAGGTGGCGTCGTCTGACCTCAGGGCATGAGGACTATGTCTAGCGCCTACCAGAATTCGTGGAGAGTTTGAGAACACACACGATTTAAGTAGCGAACGTGGTAGTTTTGGTGTTGCACTATCAGAGCAGCTTTTCTGATTGTATTTGTTTGCCCAGTCTAAACCTACCTTTTCATCAATATAATCCGCAGCTATCCTAGTTGGGTTTTTTTCATTTAAACGAAAAACAATGCTAATTGCAGCAGCTAATCTCGTGTCGCTACACACTACCTCACAGTTCCCTTAACGTTTTCTTTAGTCTTTTTATGCAACAACCGAGTAATCCAAGTGCAACCACCACTTGATCTTTTTGGCACTTAGATATAAAATAGAGGGCTCAGATTGAATCTATCTCTCTCCACCTTATCTTCTTCCCTCCTTCCACCGCCCGCACCCGTGCCCACACACAACCCTGACCCTGACATGCCACTTGcccccaccatctccgcctccccgCCCGATTACGGCGGATTCTATACCGCCGGATCTACCGCCAACTACCACAGCCTGTCCCTAAATCCATCGGATGTGCCTCGTCCTCAT encodes:
- the LOC136476302 gene encoding GCN5-related N-acetyltransferase 7, chloroplastic-like isoform X2, whose protein sequence is MASASRLLPPVPPPAAQLRGRRDRLAVPRLRCRAAAAASASATDGAVLLERGGPAAVAVREFVTLDELRAAVRLRVRTFYEYAVDSVGTEDYRKALADREFEALQDRISGKMINFQRVSCINGTVPLSPSLMSAEELCSTCKVNEDIQTRAYLSNVCVAKELQKKGLGYTLVDKSKKLAREWGITDLYVHVAIDNIAGQKLYEKSGFVYEGEEPAWKARFLGRPRRLLLWLDMSKVPL
- the LOC136476302 gene encoding GCN5-related N-acetyltransferase 7, chloroplastic-like isoform X1 gives rise to the protein MASASRLLPPVPPPAAQLRGRRDRLAVPRLRCRAAAAASASATDGAVLLERGGPAAVAVREFVTLDELRAAVRLRVRTFYEYAVDSVGTEDYRKALADREFEALQDRISGKMINFQRVSCINGTVPLSPSLMSAEELCSTCKFVEDGEERVVVGSLDLNQCLWLPDELTGKRPGVNEDIQTRAYLSNVCVAKELQKKGLGYTLVDKSKKLAREWGITDLYVHVAIDNIAGQKLYEKSGFVYEGEEPAWKARFLGRPRRLLLWLDMSKVPL